Proteins encoded by one window of Actinocorallia herbida:
- a CDS encoding GPGG-motif small membrane protein, whose product MGTILWLIAVVLVIYGIYVLIARRNVLLGIVLIVLGLLVGPGGVSIFHP is encoded by the coding sequence ATGGGTACTATTTTGTGGCTTATTGCAGTGGTTCTGGTGATTTACGGGATCTACGTACTGATCGCCCGGCGGAACGTTCTGCTGGGCATCGTGCTCATCGTCCTGGGCCTGCTCGTCGGCCCCGGCGGCGTGAGCATCTTCCACCCGTAG
- a CDS encoding nitroreductase family deazaflavin-dependent oxidoreductase has protein sequence MPLEGEYAPSPFTQAAEQVELYERTGGAEGNTMGGKPIIILTTRGAKTGKIRKTPLMRVNDGDKYAVVASMGGAPKHPVWYHNIVADSEVLLQDGPEPRKYIAHLAEGLERDQWWRLAVEAWPAYAEYQTKTDRKIPVFVLTPV, from the coding sequence ATGCCTCTGGAAGGCGAGTACGCGCCTAGCCCGTTCACCCAGGCCGCCGAACAGGTGGAGCTGTACGAGCGGACGGGCGGGGCCGAGGGCAACACGATGGGCGGCAAGCCCATCATCATCCTGACGACCCGGGGCGCCAAGACCGGCAAGATCCGCAAGACGCCGCTCATGCGCGTCAACGACGGGGACAAGTACGCGGTCGTGGCGTCCATGGGCGGGGCGCCGAAGCACCCGGTCTGGTACCACAACATCGTCGCCGACTCCGAGGTCCTGCTCCAGGACGGGCCGGAGCCGCGCAAGTACATCGCCCACCTGGCCGAGGGCCTGGAGCGCGACCAGTGGTGGCGGCTGGCCGTCGAGGCCTGGCCCGCCTACGCCGAGTACCAGACGAAGACCGACCGGAAGATCCCGGTCTTCGTCCTCACCCCGGTCTGA
- a CDS encoding carotenoid oxygenase family protein yields the protein MPIPRSILAKDDPEDLDLTVVSGAWPADVGGHFVVSTSDQRTHPIHAFFGDGILVRVPLRPDANGVFVWRPRVVETPSVLLRRACPDLFVNGPVGTSSPFGMVNAANTAPLPWGDRLFATWDAGRPVEVDPVTLAFVAEVGHRDDWAPALDQPVLPLVSTTAHPVVDPERDCLWSVSRDVISGAVSVIRYDGTSPRVERWLVEGASLPQSTHTITQTREWLVLADTAYKVDVQEIFGADRTVTNNPDGPVLLIRKDDLAPGRPSVPCKEFRLAPEVNHFYARYDDSDGVEILMEHSPGVDIGMYLREDDIDLYGRPIDPALRGMYCHGMSPTVTALLRFDPETGRITEKARAHDPARYWQAELSAIDWSLEGQLAPTVHHLIYLGFHPEAINQRALANYGDRVDRSAFPAAETPAILVTHDRESLKALHEWTFAADDYPTSPSFVPRSPGAEGRSRYAGTSPGGHDGYLLVLVHNDDRFRLELFDAADVARGPVAVLAPPPGRTVPFMIHSAWLPEARPAPDVPRHSFRADLDHRLDALPEPLRAAAHRVADRLP from the coding sequence ATGCCGATCCCCCGCTCGATCCTCGCCAAGGACGACCCCGAAGACCTCGACCTGACCGTCGTCTCCGGCGCCTGGCCTGCGGACGTGGGCGGGCACTTCGTCGTCAGCACGTCCGACCAGCGCACCCACCCGATCCACGCGTTCTTCGGCGACGGCATCCTCGTGCGCGTCCCGCTGCGGCCCGACGCGAACGGCGTCTTCGTGTGGCGGCCCCGGGTCGTGGAGACCCCGTCGGTGCTGCTCCGCCGCGCCTGCCCCGACCTGTTCGTCAACGGGCCCGTCGGCACGAGCTCGCCGTTCGGGATGGTCAACGCCGCCAACACCGCGCCGCTGCCCTGGGGCGACCGCCTCTTCGCGACGTGGGACGCGGGTCGTCCCGTCGAGGTCGACCCGGTGACGCTGGCGTTCGTCGCCGAGGTCGGGCACCGCGACGACTGGGCGCCGGCCCTCGACCAGCCCGTGCTGCCGCTCGTGTCGACGACCGCGCACCCCGTCGTCGACCCCGAGCGGGACTGCCTGTGGTCGGTCAGCCGGGACGTGATCTCCGGGGCGGTGTCCGTCATCCGGTACGACGGGACGAGTCCGCGCGTCGAACGCTGGCTCGTCGAGGGGGCCTCCCTTCCGCAGTCCACGCACACGATCACCCAGACGCGGGAGTGGCTGGTTCTCGCGGACACCGCGTACAAGGTGGACGTCCAGGAGATCTTCGGGGCGGACCGGACCGTCACCAACAACCCGGACGGGCCGGTCCTGCTGATCCGCAAGGACGACCTCGCCCCCGGCCGGCCGAGCGTCCCGTGCAAGGAGTTCCGCCTCGCCCCCGAGGTCAACCACTTCTACGCGCGCTATGACGACTCCGACGGCGTCGAGATCCTCATGGAGCACTCCCCCGGGGTGGACATCGGGATGTACCTGCGCGAAGACGACATCGACCTCTACGGCCGCCCGATCGATCCCGCTCTGCGCGGGATGTACTGCCACGGGATGAGCCCGACCGTCACGGCGCTGCTGCGGTTCGACCCGGAGACCGGGCGGATCACCGAGAAGGCGCGCGCCCACGACCCGGCGCGCTATTGGCAGGCCGAGCTATCGGCGATCGACTGGTCCCTGGAAGGCCAGCTCGCCCCTACCGTCCACCATCTGATCTACCTCGGGTTCCACCCCGAGGCGATCAACCAGCGGGCGCTGGCGAACTACGGCGACCGCGTCGACCGGTCGGCGTTCCCGGCCGCGGAGACCCCCGCGATCCTCGTCACGCACGACCGGGAGTCCCTGAAGGCGCTGCACGAGTGGACCTTCGCCGCGGACGACTACCCGACCTCGCCCTCGTTCGTCCCGCGCTCCCCCGGCGCGGAAGGCCGCTCCCGCTACGCCGGGACCTCCCCCGGCGGCCACGACGGGTACCTGCTCGTCCTCGTCCACAACGACGACAGGTTCCGCCTGGAGCTCTTCGACGCCGCCGACGTCGCGCGCGGACCCGTCGCCGTCCTCGCCCCGCCCCCGGGCCGCACCGTCCCCTTCATGATCCACTCGGCCTGGCTTCCCGAAGCCCGCCCCGCCCCCGACGTCCCGCGCCACAGCTTCCGCGCCGATCTCGACCACCGCCTCGACGCCCTGCCCGAACCCCTCCGCGCCGCCGCCCACCGCGTGGCCGACCGGCTCCCCTGA
- a CDS encoding aldehyde dehydrogenase family protein has protein sequence MQVLNPATEQVVATVPASSVEEVDAAVARARAAFPAWRAVAPGDRARLLRAFAERIDLHAEELALLEVRQAGHPIGQARWEAGNLRDTLFYYSAAPERLTGLQIPVAGGVDLTFKEPLGVVGVIVPWNFPMPILGWGVAPALAAGNTVLVKPAEWTPLTALRVAELALEAGLPEGVLQVVPGEGPVAGRRLADHPDVRKIVFTGSTRVGKELMAACAPNVKRLTLELGGKSANIVYADADLEKAAATAPYAVFENAGQDCCARSRILVQRDVYDRFMGLLETAVAGVVVGDPEQEKTEVGPLISAPHLAKVGSYVPSDAPVAFRGSAPEGPGYWFAPTVLAPADVRGFPAWHEEVFGPVVTVAPFTDEADAIALANDTAYGLSGSIWTRDVGRALRTARAIEAGNLSVNSHSSVRYWTPFGGYKQSGLGRELGPDALDSFTETKNVFLSTEL, from the coding sequence ATGCAAGTGCTCAACCCGGCGACCGAACAGGTCGTCGCCACCGTCCCCGCCTCCTCCGTCGAGGAGGTCGACGCAGCGGTCGCGCGGGCGCGCGCGGCGTTCCCGGCCTGGCGCGCGGTCGCGCCCGGCGACCGCGCACGGCTGCTGCGCGCGTTCGCCGAGCGGATCGACCTCCACGCCGAGGAACTCGCCCTCCTGGAGGTCCGCCAGGCGGGCCACCCGATCGGGCAAGCGCGCTGGGAGGCGGGGAACCTACGGGACACGCTCTTCTACTACTCCGCGGCGCCCGAAAGGCTGACGGGGCTCCAGATCCCCGTCGCGGGGGGCGTGGACCTCACGTTCAAGGAGCCGCTCGGGGTCGTCGGGGTGATCGTCCCGTGGAACTTCCCGATGCCGATCCTCGGCTGGGGGGTCGCGCCGGCGCTGGCCGCGGGCAACACCGTGCTCGTCAAACCGGCCGAGTGGACGCCGCTCACCGCGCTGCGCGTGGCGGAACTCGCGCTGGAGGCCGGGCTGCCCGAAGGGGTGCTCCAGGTCGTCCCGGGGGAGGGGCCGGTCGCCGGGCGGCGGCTGGCCGACCACCCGGACGTGCGCAAGATCGTCTTCACCGGTTCGACGCGCGTCGGCAAGGAGCTGATGGCGGCCTGCGCCCCGAACGTCAAACGGCTCACGCTGGAACTCGGCGGCAAGAGCGCCAACATCGTCTACGCCGACGCCGACCTGGAGAAGGCGGCGGCGACCGCGCCCTACGCGGTGTTCGAGAACGCCGGACAGGACTGCTGCGCCCGCTCCCGCATCCTCGTCCAGCGCGACGTCTACGACAGGTTCATGGGACTGCTCGAGACCGCCGTCGCGGGCGTCGTCGTCGGGGACCCGGAGCAGGAGAAGACCGAGGTCGGGCCGCTCATCAGCGCGCCCCACCTCGCGAAGGTCGGCTCCTACGTGCCGTCGGACGCGCCCGTCGCGTTCCGCGGGAGCGCGCCCGAAGGGCCCGGGTACTGGTTCGCGCCGACCGTCCTCGCCCCCGCCGACGTCCGGGGCTTCCCCGCCTGGCACGAGGAGGTGTTCGGCCCCGTCGTCACCGTCGCGCCGTTCACCGACGAGGCCGACGCGATCGCCCTCGCCAACGACACCGCCTACGGGCTCTCGGGCTCCATCTGGACCCGTGACGTCGGCCGGGCGCTGCGCACCGCGCGCGCGATCGAGGCGGGGAACCTGTCGGTGAACTCCCACTCGTCGGTCCGCTACTGGACCCCGTTCGGCGGGTACAAGCAGTCCGGACTCGGCCGGGAACTCGGCCCGGACGCGCTCGACTCCTTCACCGAGACCAAGAACGTCTTCCTGTCCACCGAGCTCTGA
- a CDS encoding amino acid permease, translating to MSKTPLSDDEKRLHELGYAQELSRSMSGFSNFAVSFTIISVLTGCLTSYTIGLKGGGPVVITWGWLFVGAMTLLVALAMAEVCSSFPTAGGLYYWSAKLAKRNQAAWSWFTGWFNFIGQVAVTAGITYGSAGFLNALLDLQFGFAVSLGHTFLLFAVLLLIHATVNQFGVKLVALLNNVSVWWHVLGVAIVVAVLVFKPAEHQSFSFVFTEFANETGWQYGAYAALIGLLLSQYTLTGYDASAHMTEETRDAARSGPKGIVNSVLVSVVAGWVLLLGVTFAIQDYADAVAGGPTAIFLDATGETIGKFLILVCFGAQFFCGMASVTANSRMIYAFSRDGALPFSAFWHKINHRTRTPTNAIWLAAGGAFVLTLPALWNLTAYFAVTSIAVIGLYVAYVIPTFLRLRQGDAFEPGPWSLGKWSRPVGIVAVVWVAFIAILFMLPPASPINVDTFNYAPLAFAVVLGGAALWWVVSARKWFSGPKVQGTAEELAAIEEDLRSV from the coding sequence ATGAGCAAGACGCCCCTGTCCGATGACGAGAAGAGGCTGCACGAACTGGGCTACGCCCAGGAACTCAGCCGTTCTATGTCCGGTTTCTCCAACTTCGCCGTCTCCTTCACCATCATCTCCGTCCTCACCGGCTGCCTGACGTCCTACACGATCGGGCTGAAGGGAGGCGGCCCCGTCGTCATCACGTGGGGCTGGCTCTTCGTCGGCGCGATGACCCTGCTCGTCGCCCTGGCGATGGCCGAGGTCTGCTCCAGCTTCCCGACCGCGGGCGGCCTGTACTACTGGTCGGCCAAACTCGCCAAGCGCAACCAGGCCGCGTGGAGCTGGTTCACCGGCTGGTTCAACTTCATCGGGCAGGTGGCCGTCACCGCGGGCATCACCTACGGCTCCGCGGGGTTCCTCAACGCGCTGCTCGACCTCCAGTTCGGGTTCGCGGTCTCCCTCGGCCACACGTTCCTGCTGTTCGCGGTGCTGCTGCTGATCCACGCGACCGTCAACCAGTTCGGCGTGAAACTCGTCGCGCTGCTGAACAACGTGAGCGTCTGGTGGCATGTGCTGGGCGTCGCGATCGTCGTCGCGGTGCTGGTCTTCAAGCCCGCCGAGCACCAGTCGTTCTCGTTCGTCTTCACCGAGTTCGCCAACGAGACCGGCTGGCAGTACGGCGCCTACGCCGCGCTGATCGGCCTGCTGCTGTCGCAGTACACCCTCACCGGCTACGACGCCTCCGCGCACATGACCGAGGAGACCCGCGACGCGGCGCGCTCCGGCCCGAAGGGCATCGTGAACTCCGTGCTCGTCTCGGTCGTCGCGGGCTGGGTGCTGCTCCTCGGCGTCACCTTCGCCATCCAGGACTACGCCGACGCCGTCGCGGGCGGCCCCACCGCGATCTTCCTCGACGCGACCGGCGAGACCATCGGGAAGTTCCTGATCCTCGTCTGCTTCGGCGCCCAGTTCTTCTGCGGCATGGCCTCGGTGACGGCCAACTCCCGCATGATCTACGCGTTCTCCCGGGACGGGGCGCTTCCGTTCTCGGCCTTCTGGCACAAGATCAACCACCGGACACGGACGCCGACCAACGCCATCTGGCTCGCCGCCGGAGGCGCGTTCGTGCTCACCCTGCCCGCACTGTGGAACCTCACCGCCTACTTCGCGGTGACGTCCATCGCCGTCATCGGGCTCTATGTCGCCTACGTCATCCCGACGTTCCTGCGGCTCCGTCAGGGCGACGCGTTCGAGCCCGGACCCTGGTCCCTCGGGAAGTGGAGCAGGCCCGTGGGTATCGTCGCCGTCGTCTGGGTAGCTTTCATCGCGATCCTGTTCATGCTGCCGCCCGCGAGCCCGATCAACGTCGACACGTTCAACTACGCGCCCCTGGCGTTCGCCGTCGTCCTCGGCGGGGCCGCGCTCTGGTGGGTGGTGTCGGCCCGCAAGTGGTTCTCCGGGCCCAAGGTGCAGGGCACCGCCGAGGAGCTCGCCGCGATCGAAGAGGATCTGAGGTCGGTTTGA
- a CDS encoding glutamine synthetase family protein has translation MTLEELRVAADTGRVDTVVIAFTDMQGRLQGKRLSARFFLEEVAGHGSEGCNYLLAVDVEMNTVDGYAMSSWERGYGDFVLKPDMSTLRLVPWHEGTALVMADLHWEDGSEVVASPRQILRRQLDRLAARGWRACVGTELEFIVYADTYEAAWRRGYRDLTPANRYNVDYSLLGSAQVEPLLRRIRNEMAGADMYVESAKGECNLGQHEIAFRYAEALQTCDNHSLYKTGAKEIAQQEGMSLTFMAKPNEREGNSCHIHISLRDEYDIPIMAGDGPHGLSEIGERFIAGQLACLKDLTLLYAPNINSYKRFQPGSFAPTAVKWGLDNRTCALRLVGAGPSLRVENRVPGGDVNPYLAVAGLIAAGLHGIDQELELEEPFQGNAYASDAPTVVRTLRDAAADWTASPLTTGMFGGEVVEHYANYARVELDAYDRAITDWELFRGFERL, from the coding sequence TTGACACTGGAAGAGCTGCGCGTCGCCGCCGACACCGGGCGGGTCGACACCGTCGTCATCGCGTTCACCGACATGCAGGGCCGCCTTCAGGGCAAGCGCCTGTCAGCGCGCTTCTTCCTGGAGGAGGTGGCCGGGCACGGCTCGGAAGGCTGCAATTACCTCCTCGCCGTGGACGTCGAGATGAACACGGTCGACGGGTACGCCATGTCGTCGTGGGAGCGCGGCTACGGCGACTTCGTGCTGAAGCCCGACATGTCCACCCTGCGACTCGTGCCGTGGCACGAGGGGACGGCCCTGGTCATGGCCGACCTGCACTGGGAGGACGGAAGCGAAGTCGTCGCCTCACCCCGTCAGATCCTGCGCCGCCAGCTCGACAGGCTGGCGGCGCGGGGCTGGCGGGCCTGCGTCGGCACCGAACTCGAGTTCATCGTCTACGCCGACACCTACGAGGCGGCGTGGCGTCGCGGCTACCGCGACCTCACTCCGGCGAACCGGTACAACGTGGACTACTCGCTGCTCGGCAGCGCCCAGGTCGAACCGCTGCTCCGCCGCATCCGCAACGAGATGGCGGGCGCGGACATGTACGTCGAGTCCGCCAAGGGCGAGTGCAACCTCGGCCAGCACGAGATCGCGTTCCGGTACGCCGAGGCGCTCCAGACCTGCGACAACCACTCCCTCTACAAGACGGGCGCGAAGGAGATCGCGCAGCAGGAGGGGATGTCCCTGACGTTCATGGCCAAACCGAACGAACGCGAGGGCAACTCCTGCCACATCCACATCTCCCTCCGCGACGAGTACGACATCCCGATCATGGCCGGGGACGGGCCGCACGGGCTGTCGGAGATCGGCGAGAGGTTCATCGCCGGACAGCTCGCGTGCCTTAAGGACCTCACCCTCCTGTACGCGCCGAACATCAACTCCTACAAGCGCTTCCAGCCCGGCTCGTTCGCGCCGACCGCCGTCAAGTGGGGGCTCGACAACCGGACGTGCGCGCTCCGCCTCGTCGGGGCGGGGCCGTCGCTGCGGGTGGAGAACCGGGTCCCCGGCGGGGACGTGAACCCCTACCTCGCCGTCGCCGGCCTCATCGCGGCGGGCCTCCACGGCATCGACCAGGAACTCGAGTTGGAAGAGCCGTTCCAGGGGAACGCCTATGCCAGCGACGCCCCGACCGTCGTCCGGACGCTCCGGGACGCCGCCGCGGACTGGACCGCCAGCCCGCTCACCACCGGGATGTTCGGCGGCGAGGTGGTCGAGCACTACGCGAACTACGCACGCGTGGAACTCGACGCCTACGACCGGGCCATCACCGACTGGGAACTGTTCAGGGGCTTCGAAAGGCTGTAG
- a CDS encoding 3-oxoacyl-ACP reductase, whose translation MQRLADRVAVITGAASGIGLATARRFAAEGARVVVADLDETGGKAAAEEVGGLFVRTDVTAEDEVRGLFQTAWDTYGRLDIAFNNAGISPPDDDSILETGIEAWRRVQEVNLTSVYLCCKYAIPHMQAQGKGSIINTASFVARMGAATSQISYTASKGGVLAMSRELGVQFAREGIRVNALSPGPVNTPLLQELFAKDPERAARRLVHIPVGRFAEPEEIAAAAAFLASDDSSFITAAEFLVDGGISGAYVTPL comes from the coding sequence ATGCAGCGTCTCGCAGACCGCGTAGCCGTCATCACAGGGGCCGCCTCAGGCATCGGCCTGGCCACCGCCCGCCGCTTCGCCGCCGAAGGCGCCCGCGTCGTCGTCGCCGACCTCGACGAGACGGGCGGCAAGGCGGCCGCAGAAGAGGTCGGCGGACTCTTCGTGCGTACCGACGTCACCGCGGAGGACGAAGTCCGCGGCCTCTTCCAGACCGCGTGGGACACCTACGGACGCCTCGACATCGCCTTCAACAACGCGGGGATCTCCCCGCCGGACGACGACTCCATCCTCGAAACGGGCATCGAGGCGTGGCGGCGCGTCCAAGAGGTCAACCTCACGAGCGTCTACCTCTGCTGCAAGTACGCCATCCCGCACATGCAGGCTCAGGGCAAGGGCTCGATCATCAACACCGCGTCCTTCGTGGCCCGCATGGGCGCCGCCACCAGCCAGATCTCCTACACGGCCTCCAAGGGCGGCGTCCTGGCCATGTCCCGTGAACTCGGCGTCCAGTTCGCCCGCGAAGGCATCCGCGTCAACGCCCTCAGCCCCGGCCCCGTCAACACCCCGCTCCTTCAGGAGCTCTTCGCCAAGGATCCGGAACGCGCGGCCCGCCGCCTGGTCCACATCCCCGTCGGCCGCTTCGCCGAACCCGAGGAGATCGCCGCGGCCGCCGCCTTCCTCGCCTCCGACGACTCGAGCTTCATCACCGCCGCCGAGTTCCTCGTGGACGGCGGCATCTCAGGTGCCTACGTGACCCCCCTGTAG
- a CDS encoding FadR/GntR family transcriptional regulator, with translation MAAVLGPVRAGNAFEETVERLLQVIKLRLVDHGERLPPERELARSLGISRVTLREAIRVLTEEGYVESRRGRTGGTFVTYRPRAPEAGDLARVTAGRAAELRDALVFRMAVETGAATHLAMTGLTTEETERLLGALHAVNGAAPADYRRLDVRFHLTIAELTGSPLLAAACAEARLRVTDLLNAIPVLRPNIAHAAVQHAAVVTAILDRDPAAAHRAMAEHLDGTASLLRGFLG, from the coding sequence CTGGCCGCCGTGCTGGGTCCCGTCCGGGCCGGGAACGCCTTCGAGGAGACCGTCGAGCGGCTCCTCCAGGTGATCAAGCTGCGCCTGGTCGACCACGGGGAGCGGCTGCCGCCCGAGCGTGAGCTCGCTCGCAGCCTCGGCATCAGCAGGGTGACGCTGCGCGAGGCGATCCGGGTCCTCACCGAGGAGGGCTACGTGGAGTCGCGGCGCGGCAGGACCGGCGGCACGTTCGTGACATACCGGCCGCGCGCGCCCGAAGCGGGCGACCTCGCCCGGGTGACCGCGGGACGGGCCGCCGAGCTGCGCGACGCGCTGGTGTTCCGGATGGCCGTCGAGACGGGCGCGGCGACGCATCTCGCGATGACCGGCCTCACCACCGAGGAGACCGAAAGGCTCCTCGGCGCCCTGCACGCGGTCAACGGGGCGGCGCCCGCCGACTACCGGCGGCTCGACGTCCGGTTCCATCTGACGATCGCGGAGCTGACCGGCTCGCCGCTGCTCGCGGCGGCCTGCGCCGAGGCCCGGCTGCGGGTGACCGATCTGCTCAACGCGATCCCGGTGCTGCGCCCGAACATCGCGCACGCCGCGGTCCAGCACGCCGCGGTCGTCACGGCGATCCTCGACCGCGACCCCGCCGCCGCGCACCGCGCGATGGCCGAGCACCTCGACGGGACCGCGTCGCTGCTGCGCGGCTTCCTCGGCTGA